The following are from one region of the Paenibacillus sp. KS-LC4 genome:
- a CDS encoding DeoR/GlpR family DNA-binding transcription regulator, with product MRNIFGEERKNLILALVEEQRRVDLQALCEKFQVSESTIRRDLREMEEAGLLKRTHGGAISVRSVNFEPSFSEKEITSTQQKKAIAAKAVQWISNGDTILLDSGTTTFYLMQQLTAFSKLTVVTNSLMLPQDLELPPGIDVIVLGGAYRPGVLSLVGPITERSLDFIKVDKAFMATNGMDLEEGLSTPNVVEGDIKRKMIKRADLIILLSDSSKVNQVSFSRFADWSDIDICITDSEMPEDFARKLEERGVEVYRTSAGKEA from the coding sequence GTGAGGAACATTTTTGGCGAGGAACGCAAAAATTTAATTTTAGCTTTAGTGGAAGAACAGAGGCGTGTTGACCTACAGGCTCTATGTGAGAAATTTCAAGTGTCGGAGTCGACGATTCGCCGGGATTTGCGGGAGATGGAGGAAGCGGGACTGCTAAAGCGCACGCATGGCGGAGCAATCTCGGTTCGCAGCGTAAATTTTGAACCGAGCTTTTCTGAAAAGGAGATTACATCGACGCAGCAAAAGAAAGCGATTGCAGCGAAAGCGGTTCAATGGATTAGCAATGGAGATACGATTTTGCTTGACTCTGGCACGACCACTTTTTATTTAATGCAGCAATTGACAGCGTTTTCGAAGCTGACGGTTGTTACGAATTCGCTTATGCTGCCGCAGGATTTGGAGCTGCCGCCTGGCATTGATGTCATTGTACTGGGCGGGGCTTATCGGCCTGGCGTATTGTCATTGGTGGGCCCGATAACGGAGCGCAGTCTTGATTTCATTAAGGTGGATAAGGCGTTTATGGCAACGAACGGTATGGACTTAGAGGAAGGGCTAAGCACGCCGAACGTCGTGGAGGGAGACATCAAGCGCAAAATGATCAAGCGTGCTGACCTCATTATTTTACTCAGCGACAGCAGCAAGGTCAATCAGGTCAGCTTCTCGCGCTTTGCTGATTGGAGCGATATTGATATATGCATTACCGATTCGGAGATGCCGGAGGATTTTGCTCGGAAGCTGGAGGAGCGAGGCGTAGAGGTGTATCGCACTTCGGCAGGAAAGGAGGCGTAA
- the pfkB gene encoding 1-phosphofructokinase, with amino-acid sequence MSKQQVITLTLNPSMDKTIMLQELKVGGLNRAEDIRLDPGGKGINVARIVHTFGASVTAAGFIAGGIGKRIIGELDRSGIQTAFVEVPGETRTNLKLVDQKQRTTTEVNELGFTVSESQLDELNQLLDELLPKASVLVLGGSLPKGAPPELYHHFIIKARKLGVRTILDADGEAMVTGIKAIPFAVKPNQYELEQLVQRKLDTTEEIIRAGKQLLAQGITLVIISMGADGAIVMSGDEAYMAKPFPIEALSTVGAGDSMVAVLAQALLQNSSLEDVARWSTAAGTITASKAGTQVCEFEEIRSRAGDIDIQAL; translated from the coding sequence ATGTCCAAGCAGCAAGTCATTACACTTACGTTGAATCCTTCTATGGACAAGACGATTATGCTTCAGGAGCTGAAGGTAGGAGGGCTCAATCGTGCCGAGGACATAAGGCTTGATCCTGGCGGCAAGGGCATCAATGTGGCGCGAATCGTTCACACCTTTGGCGCGAGCGTCACCGCCGCTGGCTTCATCGCCGGTGGCATCGGCAAACGAATTATAGGGGAGCTGGACCGTTCGGGTATTCAAACTGCGTTCGTAGAAGTACCTGGCGAGACGCGGACGAATTTGAAGCTTGTCGACCAGAAGCAACGAACGACGACCGAGGTCAATGAGCTAGGCTTTACGGTAAGTGAGAGTCAGCTTGACGAGCTTAACCAATTGCTGGATGAGCTGCTGCCCAAGGCGTCTGTCCTTGTACTTGGAGGCAGCTTGCCGAAGGGAGCACCGCCTGAGCTGTATCATCATTTTATTATAAAAGCGCGCAAGCTGGGCGTACGAACGATTCTGGATGCGGATGGCGAGGCGATGGTCACCGGCATTAAAGCGATTCCATTTGCTGTCAAGCCTAATCAGTATGAGCTGGAGCAGCTTGTTCAGCGCAAGCTGGACACGACGGAAGAAATCATTCGGGCTGGAAAACAGCTGCTTGCTCAGGGGATTACGCTCGTCATTATTTCGATGGGCGCAGATGGAGCCATCGTCATGAGCGGTGATGAAGCCTATATGGCCAAGCCGTTCCCGATTGAGGCGCTGAGCACAGTTGGTGCCGGCGATTCGATGGTAGCCGTGCTTGCGCAGGCGCTTTTGCAAAATAGCAGCCTTGAGGATGTAGCAAGGTGGAGTACAGCCGCAGGAACAATAACGGCTTCCAAAGCAGGCACCCAAGTATGCGAGTTCGAGGAAATTCGCAGCCGGGCAGGAGATATTGATATTCAAGCATTGTGA
- a CDS encoding fructose-specific PTS transporter subunit EIIC, translating into MKKLLAVTSCPTGIAHTYMAAESLLKMAEEKGVPLKVEKRGALGVEDELTSEEIAEAHAIILAADTDVLESRFAGKPIIKVGVAEGIRNPAGLIEQALAKEAAQAGAAAPMQEQTKKEGGSVRTGAYKHLMTGVSNMLPLVVAGGIIIAISFIFGITAFQEEGTLPAALMSIGGGAAFALMIPILSGFIAFSIADRIGLAPGLVGGMLASQLGAGFLGGIISGFLAGYLAKWLRHVIKLPKSLEGIKPILIIPVLSTLIVGLMMVYVVGTPVKTLMDILTTWLTGLNSTNAILLGLLLGAMMAFDMGGPLNKAAYTFAVGLLASQVYGPMAAVMAAGMTPPLGLWLATVIRRNKFSKEERDAGKVAGVMGLAFITEGAIPFAAADPLRVIPGTVLGSAVAGALSMVFGATLQAPHGGAFVLAIPNAVTHLGAYAAAIVIGSVVTAVTVSLLKKNKPAAA; encoded by the coding sequence ATGAAGAAATTGCTGGCGGTAACTTCTTGCCCCACTGGCATTGCCCATACGTATATGGCCGCGGAATCATTGCTAAAGATGGCGGAGGAGAAGGGCGTTCCACTGAAGGTGGAGAAGCGCGGCGCGCTTGGGGTAGAGGATGAGCTTACATCGGAGGAAATTGCCGAGGCGCATGCGATTATTTTGGCAGCAGACACCGATGTTTTGGAATCCCGCTTTGCAGGCAAGCCAATTATTAAGGTTGGCGTCGCCGAAGGCATCCGTAATCCGGCAGGGCTGATCGAGCAGGCGCTTGCGAAGGAAGCGGCTCAAGCTGGGGCGGCTGCGCCAATGCAGGAGCAGACGAAGAAAGAGGGCGGCTCCGTTCGTACAGGTGCCTACAAGCACTTGATGACAGGCGTATCCAACATGCTGCCGCTCGTGGTGGCAGGCGGTATCATTATTGCGATTTCGTTTATTTTTGGCATTACAGCGTTTCAGGAGGAAGGTACGCTTCCGGCAGCACTTATGAGCATTGGCGGCGGGGCGGCATTTGCCTTAATGATTCCGATTTTGTCCGGCTTTATTGCTTTCTCTATCGCAGACCGGATTGGTCTAGCGCCCGGGCTTGTAGGGGGCATGCTCGCAAGCCAGCTGGGAGCCGGCTTCCTTGGCGGTATTATTTCAGGCTTTCTTGCAGGCTATTTGGCAAAATGGCTACGGCATGTAATTAAGCTGCCGAAATCGCTGGAAGGCATCAAGCCAATCTTGATTATTCCCGTGCTGTCGACACTCATCGTCGGGCTCATGATGGTTTATGTGGTCGGAACGCCAGTGAAGACGCTAATGGATATTTTGACCACATGGCTGACAGGGCTAAATTCAACGAATGCAATATTGCTTGGCTTGCTGCTTGGGGCAATGATGGCTTTTGATATGGGCGGTCCGCTAAATAAGGCAGCGTATACATTTGCGGTTGGCCTGCTCGCAAGTCAAGTCTATGGCCCAATGGCAGCGGTCATGGCAGCGGGAATGACGCCGCCGCTCGGCCTTTGGCTAGCTACAGTCATTCGCAGAAACAAATTTTCAAAAGAAGAGCGCGACGCAGGAAAGGTAGCTGGAGTCATGGGGCTGGCCTTCATTACTGAAGGTGCGATTCCATTCGCGGCTGCTGATCCGCTTCGTGTCATTCCAGGCACGGTGCTCGGTTCAGCTGTAGCAGGAGCGCTATCCATGGTGTTTGGCGCGACGCTTCAAGCACCGCATGGAGGGGCATTCGTACTCGCCATTCCTAATGCTGTGACTCATCTCGGCGCTTATGCGGCAGCTATTGTTATCGGTTCTGTTGTTACAGCTGTAACGGTATCCTTGCTCAAAAAAAATAAGCCGGCAGCGGCTTAA
- a CDS encoding fructose PTS transporter subunit IIA, with the protein MSSQTLLNIETIILDSTAGNRQAVIKELAERLQSAGYLNDEAAFLASVEAREQHASTGIGFGVAIPHGKSAGVIKPGLAFARMAQPIEWGSLDGKPVTSIILLAIPESDAGKEHLRILASVSRKLIHESFRQELLDGQSAADILRTLESAL; encoded by the coding sequence ATGTCATCCCAAACCTTATTAAACATAGAAACCATTATTCTTGATTCTACGGCTGGTAATCGTCAGGCTGTTATTAAAGAGCTCGCAGAGCGTCTGCAATCGGCTGGTTATTTGAACGATGAGGCTGCTTTTCTAGCCTCAGTTGAAGCGCGTGAGCAGCATGCCTCAACAGGCATCGGCTTTGGCGTAGCGATTCCGCATGGCAAATCGGCTGGAGTCATCAAGCCTGGCCTGGCATTTGCCCGTATGGCGCAGCCGATTGAGTGGGGTTCTCTTGACGGCAAGCCGGTCACTTCGATTATTTTGCTGGCGATTCCGGAATCGGATGCGGGCAAGGAGCATTTGCGGATTTTGGCCTCGGTATCGCGCAAGCTGATACACGAAAGCTTCCGTCAAGAGCTGCTGGATGGCCAAAGCGCCGCGGATATTTTGAGAACGTTGGAAAGCGCCCTGTAA
- a CDS encoding HPr family phosphocarrier protein, producing the protein MQTRILTIINEEGLHLRPAQVLANAAGQFAADIYVEVAGGEEANAKSVLGIIALGLEKGAEVKLSADGEDEEQAVAKLAELFEQGFGEQ; encoded by the coding sequence ATGCAAACACGTATATTGACGATTATAAATGAAGAAGGGCTGCATTTGCGTCCGGCCCAGGTGCTGGCTAATGCAGCAGGACAATTCGCTGCCGATATTTACGTAGAGGTGGCTGGCGGCGAAGAGGCTAATGCGAAAAGCGTGCTCGGCATCATTGCGCTTGGATTGGAAAAAGGCGCTGAGGTTAAGCTGTCAGCGGATGGCGAGGACGAGGAGCAGGCTGTCGCCAAGCTTGCTGAGCTATTCGAGCAAGGTTTCGGCGAGCAATGA
- the ptsP gene encoding phosphoenolpyruvate--protein phosphotransferase, with translation MSEQRIKGIGVSEGIRFGKAFIYGAPAIEAAYPERIEPEQVEAELERLEQAKRQSAAELKAIIVKSEATLGKDKAAIIEGQLSFLDDPAFYGDIRGQIKRKQASAEQAVQTVLAQLSALFEKMNNAYVKERIHDVKDVADRLMSHLQQVFYPDLASITEPVILVAEDLTPSVTVQLDRSIVLGFVTRVGGETTHTAILSRSLGIPAVVGTGAGFDQLSHGDELILDGTDGVIVLNADAATRSDYEARQQEEQSEAGKLDQYKLLPAKTEDGKLIELAVNVGMPEEMREGLVDEAHGVGLFRTEFLFMNADRFPDEEKQFAVYKQLAEAWQGKPIVIRTLDIGGDKELSYWDLPHEDNPFLGNRAIRLCLNEEELFRTQLRAIVRASAFGTVKIMFPMISSMQELRASKQLTIEVMNELKEQGIAFDEKLEIGIMAEVPSVIQLADRFAKEVDFFSIGTNDLVQYTLAVDRMNEKVAHLYDYFHPAVIRSIRSLIQAAHKEGKWVGMCGKMAGDPLAAPLLLGMELDEWSMDGASVSKQKFTLSRLNVQDSSKLLDDVLDLDTAEEVRQQLTDFHAARFSKQHK, from the coding sequence ATGAGCGAGCAGCGCATTAAAGGAATCGGCGTTTCGGAAGGGATCCGCTTCGGGAAAGCCTTTATCTATGGCGCACCTGCTATAGAGGCGGCTTATCCCGAGCGAATTGAGCCGGAGCAGGTGGAGGCCGAGCTTGAACGTCTGGAGCAGGCGAAGCGCCAGTCGGCAGCAGAGCTGAAAGCCATTATTGTCAAATCCGAGGCGACGCTAGGGAAGGACAAGGCAGCCATTATCGAGGGGCAGCTGAGCTTTCTGGATGATCCCGCCTTTTACGGCGATATTCGCGGTCAAATTAAGCGCAAGCAGGCGTCCGCCGAACAAGCGGTTCAAACCGTGCTGGCCCAGCTTTCCGCGTTATTTGAGAAGATGAATAATGCCTACGTAAAGGAACGCATTCATGATGTGAAGGATGTTGCAGATCGGCTCATGAGTCATTTGCAGCAAGTATTTTATCCAGATTTGGCGAGTATTACAGAGCCCGTTATACTAGTAGCGGAGGATTTAACGCCTTCCGTCACCGTACAGCTTGACCGCAGCATTGTGCTCGGCTTTGTGACACGGGTCGGCGGAGAAACGACGCATACGGCCATTTTATCCCGTTCGCTCGGCATTCCTGCCGTTGTTGGCACTGGCGCTGGCTTTGACCAGCTGAGCCACGGTGATGAGCTCATTTTGGATGGTACCGACGGCGTTATTGTGTTAAATGCCGATGCTGCTACCCGCTCAGATTATGAAGCAAGGCAGCAGGAGGAGCAATCAGAAGCAGGGAAGCTTGACCAATACAAGCTGCTTCCAGCAAAGACGGAGGATGGCAAGCTGATCGAGCTCGCGGTAAACGTTGGCATGCCGGAGGAAATGCGTGAAGGGCTTGTGGACGAGGCGCATGGAGTTGGCTTGTTCCGAACGGAATTTCTGTTCATGAATGCGGATCGCTTCCCGGATGAAGAAAAGCAATTTGCCGTGTATAAGCAGCTAGCCGAAGCATGGCAGGGCAAGCCTATCGTCATCCGAACGCTTGATATAGGCGGGGACAAGGAGCTTTCCTATTGGGATTTGCCGCATGAGGACAATCCATTTCTCGGAAATCGCGCCATACGCCTTTGCCTGAATGAGGAGGAGCTGTTTCGCACCCAACTGCGGGCGATTGTTCGCGCCAGTGCCTTCGGTACCGTGAAAATCATGTTCCCGATGATCTCCTCGATGCAGGAGCTCCGCGCTTCCAAGCAGCTGACGATTGAAGTCATGAACGAGCTGAAGGAGCAGGGTATCGCCTTTGATGAAAAGCTGGAAATCGGTATAATGGCCGAGGTTCCGTCTGTCATTCAACTGGCGGACCGTTTCGCCAAGGAGGTCGACTTTTTCAGCATTGGCACAAACGATCTCGTACAGTATACGCTTGCTGTTGACCGCATGAACGAGAAGGTCGCTCACTTATATGATTATTTCCATCCAGCGGTTATCCGTTCGATTCGCAGCCTTATACAAGCCGCGCACAAGGAAGGCAAATGGGTCGGCATGTGTGGTAAAATGGCAGGCGATCCACTCGCAGCGCCGCTGCTGCTCGGCATGGAGCTTGATGAATGGAGCATGGACGGAGCTTCCGTGTCGAAGCAAAAATTTACGCTCTCTAGGCTGAATGTGCAGGATAGCTCCAAGCTGCTCGATGATGTGCTTGACCTCGACACGGCTGAGGAAGTTCGGCAGCAGCTGACTGATTTTCATGCTGCTAGATTTAGCAAGCAGCACAAGTAG
- the deoC gene encoding deoxyribose-phosphate aldolase, translating to MNLSGMIDHTLLRADATKAEIAKLTEEAKQYEFASVCVNPTWVAFAAEQLAGSKSKVCTVIGFPLGASTSAVKAFETSNAIANGADEIDMVINVGALKDGNVDYVEQDIKAVVDAAAGKAIVKVIIETSLLTDEEKVRACERAMNAGADFVKTSTGFSTGGATAEDVALMSKTVQGKLGVKASGGVRGLEDMKKMIEAGATRIGASSGVKIMQGEQSSAAY from the coding sequence ATAAATTTGTCTGGAATGATTGATCATACGCTGCTGCGTGCCGACGCGACGAAGGCAGAGATCGCTAAGCTGACGGAGGAAGCGAAACAATATGAATTTGCTTCGGTTTGTGTAAATCCGACTTGGGTCGCTTTTGCCGCTGAGCAGCTAGCCGGAAGCAAGTCCAAAGTTTGCACGGTTATCGGCTTTCCATTAGGAGCTTCGACGAGCGCTGTTAAAGCTTTTGAAACGAGCAATGCGATTGCAAATGGTGCAGATGAAATTGATATGGTCATTAACGTTGGCGCCTTGAAAGACGGCAACGTTGACTATGTAGAGCAGGATATTAAAGCGGTTGTTGATGCGGCTGCAGGCAAGGCGATTGTGAAGGTCATTATTGAGACAAGCCTGCTCACCGATGAAGAAAAGGTTCGTGCTTGCGAGCGTGCAATGAACGCCGGAGCTGACTTTGTAAAAACCTCGACAGGCTTCTCTACTGGCGGAGCGACAGCTGAAGATGTAGCGCTTATGAGCAAAACAGTCCAAGGCAAGCTCGGAGTGAAAGCATCGGGCGGCGTACGTGGACTTGAGGATATGAAAAAAATGATCGAAGCAGGCGCGACTCGCATTGGCGCTAGCTCTGGTGTGAAAATCATGCAGGGCGAGCAATCCAGCGCCGCTTATTAA
- a CDS encoding nucleoside transporter C-terminal domain-containing protein has product MKYIIALLGLLVVLGLSYIVSNNKNKIRYKPIAIMIILQVLLAFVLLNTIAGATLIKGFSGVFEQLLSYAQEGINFVFGGILNEGQFSFFLSVLLPIVFISALIGILQYLKILPFIVKGIGYALSKVNGMGKLESYNAVASAILGQSEVFISVKKQIGLLPKHRLYTLCASAMSTVSMSIVGSYMQILDPKYVVTALVLNLFGGFIIASILNPYTVEEGEDVLQVQEEGEKQTFFEMLGEYIMDGFKVAIIVAAMLIGFIALIGMVNGLFLGIFGISFQQILGFIFAPFAFIMGVPWKDAVDAGSIMATKMVSNEFVAMLEISKYPELSAKAVGVVSVFLVSFANFSSIGIIAGAVKGLHEKQGNVVARFGMKLLYGATLVSVLSATIAGIFI; this is encoded by the coding sequence ATGAAATACATCATCGCTTTATTAGGTCTGCTGGTTGTGCTAGGATTGTCCTATATCGTCAGCAATAATAAGAATAAAATTCGTTACAAGCCGATTGCCATCATGATCATTTTGCAGGTGCTGCTTGCCTTTGTCCTATTAAATACGATTGCGGGCGCGACCTTGATTAAAGGTTTTTCCGGCGTGTTTGAACAGCTGCTCTCTTATGCGCAGGAAGGGATCAACTTTGTATTTGGCGGCATTTTAAATGAAGGTCAATTTTCCTTCTTCCTGTCGGTACTGCTGCCCATCGTCTTCATATCCGCACTAATTGGCATTTTGCAATATTTGAAGATCCTTCCTTTTATCGTAAAGGGCATCGGATATGCGTTAAGCAAAGTGAATGGCATGGGCAAGCTGGAGTCCTATAATGCAGTTGCGTCAGCTATTTTAGGCCAATCGGAAGTATTCATTTCGGTTAAAAAGCAAATTGGCCTGCTGCCGAAGCATCGCCTCTATACGCTGTGCGCCTCGGCGATGTCCACCGTATCCATGTCGATCGTCGGCTCGTATATGCAAATTTTGGACCCGAAATATGTCGTGACCGCGCTCGTGCTCAACCTGTTCGGCGGCTTTATTATTGCTTCGATTCTTAATCCGTATACGGTAGAGGAAGGCGAAGACGTGCTGCAAGTGCAGGAGGAGGGGGAGAAGCAGACCTTCTTCGAAATGCTGGGTGAATATATTATGGACGGCTTCAAGGTTGCGATTATCGTCGCCGCGATGCTGATCGGTTTTATAGCCCTCATTGGTATGGTCAATGGCTTGTTTTTGGGTATTTTCGGCATTTCCTTTCAGCAAATCCTTGGATTTATTTTCGCTCCTTTCGCTTTTATTATGGGTGTGCCGTGGAAGGATGCCGTTGATGCGGGAAGCATTATGGCGACGAAAATGGTATCGAATGAATTTGTAGCGATGCTCGAAATTAGCAAATATCCTGAGCTTTCGGCCAAAGCAGTCGGCGTCGTATCGGTGTTTCTCGTTTCTTTTGCGAATTTCTCCTCCATTGGCATTATTGCAGGTGCGGTGAAAGGCTTGCATGAGAAGCAGGGCAATGTCGTTGCGCGCTTCGGCATGAAGCTGCTTTATGGGGCAACGCTTGTCAGCGTGCTGTCGGCGACAATTGCAGGGATTTTCATTTAA
- the deoD gene encoding purine-nucleoside phosphorylase, with product MSVHINAQQGDIAETILLPGDPLRAKYIADTYLENVTCYNEVRGMLGFTGTYQGKRISVQGTGMGVPSISIYVNELIREYGVKNLVRVGTCGAMQKSVNVREVILAQAACTDSSMNRHVFGGYDFSPIASFELLKAAYERGVAKGLKLHVGNIFCSDSFYRDDKSIVEKLMEHNVLGVEMETTALYTLAAKYGVNALTILTVSDHLLTGEETTSAERQSTFNDMMEVALETVTSL from the coding sequence ATGAGTGTTCATATTAATGCACAGCAGGGCGACATCGCCGAAACGATTCTATTGCCGGGTGACCCGCTAAGAGCGAAATATATTGCGGATACGTATTTGGAAAATGTAACTTGCTATAACGAAGTGCGGGGTATGCTGGGCTTTACAGGAACTTACCAAGGCAAGCGTATTTCTGTGCAAGGAACAGGCATGGGCGTACCATCCATCAGCATTTATGTCAATGAGCTCATTCGTGAATATGGCGTGAAAAATCTCGTTCGTGTCGGCACATGCGGCGCTATGCAAAAAAGCGTAAATGTGCGCGAGGTAATTTTGGCGCAAGCGGCTTGCACAGATTCCAGCATGAATCGCCACGTATTCGGCGGCTATGACTTCTCGCCAATTGCCAGCTTCGAGCTGCTAAAGGCGGCTTACGAGCGCGGCGTAGCCAAAGGCCTCAAGCTGCATGTCGGCAATATATTTTGCTCGGACAGCTTCTATCGGGATGATAAGTCGATTGTCGAGAAGTTGATGGAGCACAATGTGCTTGGCGTGGAGATGGAGACGACGGCGCTTTATACGCTCGCTGCTAAATATGGCGTAAATGCACTGACGATTTTGACCGTAAGCGATCATCTGCTGACGGGCGAGGAAACGACTTCTGCTGAAAGACAAAGCACATTTAATGACATGATGGAAGTAGCGCTGGAAACGGTAACCTCCCTGTAA
- a CDS encoding pyrimidine-nucleoside phosphorylase: MRMVDLIEKKRDGEALSAEEINFFIQGYTKGEIPDYQASAMAMAIFFKDMTEQERADLTMAMVNSGDTIDLSAIEGIKVDKHSTGGVGDTTTLVLAPLVAALDIPVAKMSGRGLGHTGGTTDKLEAIAGFHVELEKEEFVRLVNKDKIAVVGQSGNLTPADKKLYALRDVTATVNSIPLIASSIMSKKIAAGSDAIVLDVKTGAGAFMKTVDDAKELAHAMVSIGNNVGRKTMAVISDMSQPLGFAIGNALEVKEAIDTLQGKGPKDLEELCLALGRQMVYLANKASSLEEAEEMLKEVIRNGKALEKFKVFIANQGGDPSVVDHPEKLPQAAYLIEVPAKQDGVVAEIVADEIGTAAMLLGAGRATKESEIDLAVGLMLNKKVGDTVKAGESLVTIHANREKVDDVLAKIYDNIRIGDKVEAPVLIYGTVTE; encoded by the coding sequence ATGAGAATGGTAGACTTAATTGAGAAAAAACGCGATGGTGAAGCGCTGAGCGCGGAAGAAATTAACTTTTTTATTCAAGGATATACGAAAGGCGAAATTCCTGATTATCAGGCCAGCGCAATGGCAATGGCGATTTTCTTCAAGGATATGACGGAGCAGGAGCGCGCTGATTTGACTATGGCGATGGTGAATTCCGGCGATACGATTGATCTGTCTGCGATTGAAGGCATCAAGGTAGACAAGCATTCGACTGGCGGTGTTGGCGATACGACGACGCTTGTACTGGCTCCACTCGTAGCGGCACTGGATATTCCGGTGGCGAAAATGTCGGGACGTGGCCTTGGCCACACGGGCGGAACGACGGACAAGCTTGAAGCGATTGCTGGCTTTCACGTGGAGCTTGAGAAGGAAGAATTCGTTCGCCTCGTGAATAAGGATAAAATCGCGGTCGTCGGCCAATCCGGCAACCTGACGCCAGCTGACAAAAAGCTGTATGCGCTGCGCGATGTTACAGCTACCGTCAACTCCATTCCGCTAATCGCAAGCTCGATCATGAGCAAAAAAATCGCTGCCGGCTCCGACGCTATCGTGCTTGACGTGAAAACAGGCGCAGGCGCCTTCATGAAGACGGTAGATGATGCGAAGGAGCTTGCTCACGCGATGGTAAGCATCGGCAACAACGTCGGACGCAAAACGATGGCGGTCATTTCCGACATGAGCCAGCCGCTGGGCTTTGCCATCGGCAACGCTTTGGAAGTAAAGGAAGCGATTGATACGCTGCAAGGCAAAGGTCCGAAGGATTTGGAGGAGCTTTGTCTGGCGTTAGGGCGTCAAATGGTCTATTTGGCAAACAAAGCAAGCTCGCTGGAAGAGGCGGAGGAAATGCTGAAGGAAGTTATCAGGAACGGCAAGGCACTGGAGAAATTCAAAGTGTTTATTGCCAATCAGGGCGGCGACCCTTCGGTTGTTGACCATCCGGAGAAGCTGCCGCAAGCGGCATATTTAATCGAGGTTCCAGCGAAGCAGGATGGTGTCGTAGCAGAAATTGTTGCGGACGAAATCGGCACGGCAGCGATGCTGCTGGGCGCAGGGCGCGCGACGAAGGAATCGGAAATCGACCTGGCAGTAGGTCTGATGCTGAATAAAAAAGTCGGCGACACCGTCAAAGCCGGTGAATCGCTCGTAACGATTCATGCCAATCGTGAAAAGGTGGACGATGTACTCGCGAAAATTTATGACAATATCCGTATTGGCGATAAAGTCGAAGCTCCTGTCTTGATCTACGGAACGGTAACCGAGTAG